A section of the Leptotrichia buccalis C-1013-b genome encodes:
- a CDS encoding lysophospholipid acyltransferase family protein: MRTIFYHLILVGTFIYGSFVHYWYLIFNRGEKRYKYVCKIGKNWGKNLIWGAGSNVSVIYKNGSEEEVKKIHDTNEAVILISNHQSNVDIPALLGYLPLDFSFIAKKEMKKWPAIGRWMRSFDCIFLDRKNARQGMKDMKDAISKIKKGHSYVIFPEGSRSEDGTIGEFKKGSFKLATDTNARILPITIVGTYQVQSRKSLKVTPNKNIKIIVDKPVDLKEMSREEKKDVHNIVNKIIKNNFEEYNLKQG; encoded by the coding sequence ATGAGAACCATATTTTATCATTTAATACTTGTTGGAACTTTTATTTATGGAAGTTTCGTACATTATTGGTATCTGATATTTAATAGAGGCGAAAAAAGATACAAATATGTCTGTAAAATTGGAAAAAATTGGGGAAAAAACCTAATTTGGGGAGCTGGAAGCAACGTAAGTGTAATTTATAAAAATGGTAGTGAAGAAGAAGTGAAAAAAATTCACGATACAAATGAAGCAGTCATATTAATTTCAAATCACCAAAGCAACGTAGATATTCCAGCATTGCTTGGGTATTTACCGCTTGATTTTTCATTCATTGCAAAAAAGGAAATGAAAAAATGGCCTGCAATTGGACGTTGGATGCGTTCATTTGACTGTATATTTCTGGATAGAAAAAATGCAAGACAGGGAATGAAAGATATGAAAGATGCGATAAGCAAAATAAAAAAAGGGCATTCCTACGTGATTTTTCCAGAAGGAAGCAGAAGTGAAGACGGTACAATTGGCGAATTTAAAAAGGGAAGTTTCAAACTTGCAACTGACACAAATGCTAGAATTTTGCCAATTACAATTGTGGGAACTTATCAGGTTCAAAGTAGAAAAAGCCTGAAAGTAACACCAAATAAAAATATAAAAATTATCGTTGATAAACCTGTGGATTTGAAAGAAATGTCAAGAGAAGAAAAAAAAGATGTTCATAATATTGTAAA
- a CDS encoding regulatory protein RecX: MKINKIYRNKIYLDNEEIMDISPLIRQKYNLKVNDNIERFYDEISYEASFEKGVFLISLKDRTKKELRLKLEEKYRNKPAILKAIEKLEEFGYLSDLNYAMSYIESRKYGKNRILYNLFQKGIDRNTVEEAYLALEEEKEENIDDRKLEKLIEKNSNKIRKNNERNEKKIKEEQKFVQYLARQGFSLDKIFKKIKEHKENTE; this comes from the coding sequence ATGAAAATCAATAAAATATACCGAAATAAAATATACTTGGATAACGAGGAAATTATGGACATAAGTCCATTAATTAGACAAAAGTACAATTTAAAGGTAAATGATAATATTGAGAGGTTTTATGACGAGATTTCGTATGAAGCCTCCTTTGAAAAAGGCGTTTTCCTAATTTCCCTAAAAGACAGGACAAAAAAGGAATTGCGGCTAAAACTAGAAGAAAAATATAGAAATAAGCCAGCAATTTTGAAAGCAATAGAAAAGTTGGAAGAATTTGGCTATCTAAGTGATTTAAATTATGCAATGTCTTATATCGAAAGTAGAAAATATGGAAAAAATCGAATTTTATACAATTTATTTCAAAAAGGAATTGACAGAAATACGGTAGAAGAGGCATATTTAGCTTTAGAAGAAGAAAAAGAAGAAAATATTGATGACAGGAAACTGGAAAAATTAATAGAAAAAAATAGTAATAAAATCAGAAAAAATAATGAGAGAAATGAAAAAAAAATAAAAGAAGAACAAAAATTTGTACAATATTTAGCTAGACAAGGATTTTCTCTCGATAAAATTTTCAAAAAAATAAAAGAGCATAAGGAAAATACAGAATAG
- the recA gene encoding recombinase RecA yields MARKKAEEKEKDDKGLTEKEKMLDLALKQIQKDYGEGAVMKLGENQKMNIRAISTGSLNLDIALGIGGVPRGRIVEIYGAESSGKTTLALHIIAEAQKAGGVVAFIDAEHALDPVYAKALGVNIDELLISQPDTGEQALEISDMLVRSGAIDVIVVDSVAALVPKAEIEGEMGDQQMGLQARLMSKALRKLTGNIAKSDTVMIFINQIREKIGGFSFVPGVQTTTSGGRALKFFSTVRMEVKRVGSVKQGDDVIGSEVLVKVTKNKVAPPFKEAKFNIMYGTGISKIGEILDAAINLGIASKAGAWFSYGDERLGQGRVNVERMLKENTELYGRLEKDVLEAIRPKQENTEQVNEAENSENNETENNENQ; encoded by the coding sequence ATGGCTAGAAAAAAAGCTGAAGAAAAGGAAAAAGATGATAAAGGGCTAACTGAAAAGGAGAAAATGCTTGATTTGGCACTTAAGCAGATTCAAAAGGATTATGGTGAAGGTGCCGTTATGAAACTTGGAGAAAATCAAAAAATGAATATCAGGGCTATTTCTACAGGGAGTTTGAATTTAGATATAGCGCTTGGAATTGGTGGAGTGCCAAGAGGAAGAATTGTTGAAATTTACGGGGCAGAGTCTTCAGGGAAAACTACACTTGCACTTCATATTATCGCAGAAGCTCAAAAAGCAGGAGGAGTTGTGGCATTTATTGACGCAGAGCATGCTCTGGATCCAGTTTATGCAAAAGCTCTTGGAGTAAATATTGACGAACTTTTAATTTCACAACCTGATACTGGGGAACAGGCACTTGAAATTTCTGATATGCTTGTGAGAAGTGGGGCAATAGACGTAATCGTTGTGGATTCGGTTGCCGCACTTGTTCCAAAAGCTGAAATTGAAGGGGAAATGGGAGACCAGCAAATGGGACTTCAGGCAAGGCTGATGTCAAAAGCGCTTAGAAAATTGACTGGAAATATCGCAAAATCTGATACAGTAATGATTTTTATAAATCAAATCAGAGAAAAAATCGGAGGATTTTCATTTGTTCCAGGAGTACAGACAACAACTTCAGGTGGACGTGCATTAAAATTTTTCTCAACAGTCAGAATGGAAGTAAAAAGAGTAGGCTCTGTAAAACAGGGAGACGATGTTATCGGAAGTGAAGTTCTAGTAAAAGTAACTAAAAACAAAGTTGCGCCGCCATTTAAGGAAGCAAAATTTAACATTATGTACGGAACAGGAATTTCCAAAATTGGAGAAATTCTAGATGCGGCAATAAATTTAGGAATTGCTTCAAAAGCTGGAGCCTGGTTCAGCTATGGAGATGAACGGCTTGGGCAAGGGCGTGTCAATGTTGAAAGAATGTTAAAGGAAAATACGGAGCTGTACGGAAGACTTGAAAAAGATGTACTCGAAGCTATTCGTCCAAAACAGGAAAATACAGAACAAGTAAACGAAGCTGAAAATTCAGAAAATAATGAAACGGAAAACAATGAAAATCAATAA
- a CDS encoding autotransporter outer membrane beta-barrel domain-containing protein yields MVRNNIYENKTDYNAYGFSIKNEINKTYQLGENSTVKPYGALKFSYERFDRIKEKDGTLGMDVKGNSYYSVKPSAGVELAYTKKITDNTKFKAALDLAYEHELGNADRKENQMKFINTNTTYRLKGEKAENRGNFRSGVKVGLETGNFNFSVKGGYDTKDKNAHVGLGIGVSF; encoded by the coding sequence ATGGTTAGAAATAATATTTACGAAAACAAGACCGACTATAATGCTTACGGATTCTCAATTAAAAATGAAATTAACAAAACTTACCAGTTAGGTGAAAACAGCACAGTTAAACCTTACGGAGCATTAAAATTTAGTTATGAAAGATTTGATAGAATTAAGGAAAAGGACGGCACTTTAGGAATGGATGTAAAAGGAAACAGCTATTATTCAGTTAAACCGTCTGCAGGTGTGGAACTTGCCTATACTAAAAAAATTACAGATAACACTAAATTCAAGGCAGCCTTAGACCTAGCGTACGAACATGAATTAGGAAATGCAGACCGTAAAGAAAATCAAATGAAATTTATAAATACAAATACGACTTACAGATTAAAAGGAGAAAAAGCTGAAAATCGTGGAAACTTTAGAAGTGGAGTAAAAGTTGGACTCGAGACAGGAAACTTTAATTTCTCAGTAAAAGGTGGATATGATACGAAAGATAAGAATGCCCATGTTGGCTTGGGAATTGGCGTATCGTTCTAA
- a CDS encoding dTMP kinase — MGKLIIIEGTDGSGKQTQTELLYKKLKEIKGEEKVKKISFPNYESRASEPVKMYLAGEFGKTAESVNAYAASVLYSIDRFASFKTEWEEFYNNGGIVISDRYTISNMIHQVPKILDEKEKEKYLEWLVDLEWGKIGIPKPDIVFFLDIPFEFSQKLMKNRENKITGGKKKDIHEKDGNYLKNAYETAKELSVKYGWNVISCVNRDKLRVIEDINDEMIKITLENI, encoded by the coding sequence ATGGGGAAATTAATAATTATTGAAGGTACAGATGGGAGCGGGAAACAAACGCAGACAGAATTACTGTATAAAAAATTGAAAGAAATAAAAGGAGAAGAGAAAGTAAAGAAAATATCTTTTCCAAATTATGAAAGCAGAGCTTCTGAGCCAGTGAAAATGTATCTTGCAGGTGAATTTGGAAAAACGGCTGAAAGTGTTAATGCTTATGCGGCTTCGGTACTTTATTCGATTGACAGGTTTGCATCATTTAAGACTGAATGGGAAGAATTTTATAATAATGGCGGAATTGTGATTAGTGACAGATATACAATTTCCAATATGATTCATCAGGTTCCGAAAATTTTGGATGAAAAAGAAAAAGAAAAATATTTAGAATGGCTGGTAGATCTAGAATGGGGAAAAATTGGAATACCAAAGCCAGATATTGTGTTTTTTCTGGATATTCCTTTTGAGTTTAGTCAAAAACTGATGAAAAATAGGGAAAATAAGATAACAGGGGGAAAAAAGAAGGATATTCACGAAAAAGATGGAAATTATTTAAAAAATGCTTATGAAACAGCTAAGGAATTATCAGTAAAATATGGATGGAATGTAATTTCTTGTGTTAATAGGGATAAATTAAGAGTGATAGAAGATATAAATGATGAAATGATAAAAATAACATTGGAAAATATATAA
- the ilvC gene encoding ketol-acid reductoisomerase, with protein sequence MAGNILGTTVYYDADCDLSKLEGKKITVLGYGSQGHAHSLNLREGGFDVTVGLRKGSKSWDEATEAGFTVKETPDAVKGADIVMILIPDEIQADVYAADIAPNLKEGAYIAFGHGFNIHFEKIVPREDISVFMVAPKGPGHLVRRTFQEGSGVPCLVAVYKDPAGDAMEVAKAWASAIGGGRSGILETTFKQETETDLFGEQAVLCGGVVELMKVGFEVLTEAGYDPVNAYFECLHEMKLIVDLIYEGGLATMRSSISNTAEYGDYITGPKIITAETKEAMRGVLKDIQDGKFANDFLADSKAGQPFLKEKRAEFANHPVEKVGAELRKLMPWIKK encoded by the coding sequence ATGGCAGGAAATATTTTAGGAACAACAGTTTATTATGATGCTGATTGTGATTTGAGCAAATTGGAAGGTAAAAAAATTACTGTATTAGGGTATGGTTCGCAAGGGCATGCACATTCTTTAAATTTGAGAGAAGGTGGATTTGATGTAACTGTTGGACTTAGAAAAGGTTCAAAATCTTGGGATGAGGCTACTGAAGCAGGATTTACAGTAAAAGAAACTCCAGATGCTGTAAAAGGTGCGGATATAGTTATGATTTTGATTCCAGATGAAATTCAAGCTGATGTATATGCGGCTGATATTGCACCAAACTTGAAAGAAGGAGCTTACATCGCATTTGGACATGGATTTAACATTCACTTTGAAAAAATTGTTCCAAGAGAAGATATAAGCGTATTCATGGTTGCGCCGAAAGGGCCTGGACACTTGGTAAGAAGAACTTTCCAAGAAGGGAGCGGAGTACCTTGTCTAGTGGCAGTGTACAAAGATCCAGCAGGAGATGCTATGGAAGTTGCCAAAGCATGGGCATCAGCTATTGGTGGAGGAAGATCAGGAATTCTTGAAACTACATTCAAACAAGAAACAGAAACAGATTTATTTGGTGAACAAGCTGTATTATGTGGTGGAGTAGTAGAACTTATGAAAGTAGGATTTGAAGTATTGACAGAAGCTGGATACGATCCTGTAAATGCTTACTTTGAATGTTTACACGAAATGAAACTTATTGTAGACTTAATTTACGAAGGTGGATTAGCAACAATGAGAAGTTCAATTTCAAACACTGCTGAATACGGAGATTACATTACAGGACCCAAAATTATAACTGCTGAAACAAAAGAAGCTATGAGAGGTGTTTTAAAAGATATTCAAGATGGTAAATTTGCAAACGACTTCTTAGCTGACTCGAAAGCAGGACAACCATTCTTGAAAGAAAAAAGAGCAGAATTTGCAAATCATCCAGTAGAAAAAGTTGGAGCAGAATTAAGAAAACTTATGCCTTGGATTAAAAAGTAA
- a CDS encoding FxLYD domain-containing protein, with the protein MKKILMIMGTALVLSSCGVVGAAGSIAGGTIKAAGTVTGAVIKTTGNIIGGIIGGNDGEINAKGVKYKFSKAKVENDGNMTIVTGVLTNTGSRKENVRIEIPCFDKKGKSVGDAVDSTDSIDKNKKWEFRAVLNSGDVKACKVKDAYVNAQ; encoded by the coding sequence ATGAAAAAAATATTAATGATAATGGGAACGGCTTTAGTTCTTTCATCTTGCGGAGTTGTTGGAGCGGCAGGAAGCATTGCTGGAGGCACGATTAAGGCAGCGGGAACTGTTACTGGTGCCGTAATTAAGACAACTGGAAATATTATCGGCGGGATAATTGGCGGAAATGATGGCGAAATTAATGCCAAAGGCGTTAAGTACAAATTTTCTAAGGCGAAAGTTGAAAATGATGGGAATATGACGATTGTAACAGGAGTTTTGACAAATACTGGAAGCAGAAAGGAAAATGTTAGAATTGAAATACCTTGCTTTGATAAAAAAGGGAAAAGTGTTGGAGATGCTGTAGACAGTACAGATTCTATTGATAAAAATAAAAAATGGGAGTTTAGGGCAGTTTTAAATTCGGGAGATGTGAAGGCGTGTAAAGTGAAAGATGCGTATGTAAATGCACAATAA
- a CDS encoding DNA alkylation repair protein has translation MDFNKLYEEMIRHKNEEQAQKMSKYMLNKFEYIGIKTPERREIFKNFFKEYKNKEKIDWEFVNKCWENKYREFQYVAADYLKNMKDKLTIDDIPKLKQLVLEKSWWDTIDNLDMTIGALALKDSNVNKILLEWSLDANIWLRRIAIDHQLLRKEKTNTELLEKILKNNLGQAEFFINKAIGWALRDYSKTNPEWVKNFIEENKEKMAKLSIKKASKYL, from the coding sequence ATGGATTTTAATAAACTTTATGAAGAAATGATTCGGCATAAAAATGAAGAACAGGCTCAAAAAATGTCAAAATATATGCTTAATAAATTTGAATATATTGGAATCAAAACACCTGAAAGACGGGAAATATTTAAAAATTTTTTCAAGGAATACAAGAATAAAGAAAAAATCGACTGGGAATTTGTAAATAAATGCTGGGAAAATAAGTATAGGGAATTTCAGTATGTTGCGGCAGATTACCTAAAGAATATGAAAGATAAGTTGACAATAGATGATATCCCGAAGTTGAAGCAGTTAGTCTTGGAAAAATCGTGGTGGGATACGATAGACAATTTAGATATGACAATAGGAGCTTTGGCATTAAAGGATTCAAATGTGAATAAAATATTGCTAGAATGGAGTCTTGATGCAAATATTTGGCTTAGAAGAATTGCCATTGATCATCAGCTTTTGAGAAAAGAAAAAACAAATACTGAATTACTGGAAAAGATTTTAAAGAATAATCTGGGGCAGGCTGAATTTTTTATCAATAAGGCGATAGGCTGGGCATTGAGAGATTATAGCAAAACTAATCCCGAATGGGTAAAAAATTTTATTGAAGAAAATAAAGAAAAAATGGCAAAATTAAGTATTAAAAAAGCTAGTAAATATTTGTAA
- a CDS encoding class I SAM-dependent methyltransferase: MNNYIKLNEDRWNNVKNDYTEPLTHEELEEVKNNPISVALTVGKKVPKEWFEKANGKKILGLACGGGQQGPVFAIKGYDVTIMDFSKSQLQRDDMVAKREGLKINTVQGDMTKPFPFENETFDIIFNPVSNVYVEDLENMYKEASRVLKKGGLLMVGFMNPWIYMYDADIVWDKPDEELLLKFSIPFNSKELEEEGKITINPEYGYEFSHTLETQIRGQLKNGLAMIDFYESCDKRHRLSRYGNDYIATLCIKL; the protein is encoded by the coding sequence ATGAACAATTATATAAAATTAAATGAAGATAGATGGAATAATGTAAAAAATGACTATACTGAGCCATTGACACATGAAGAATTAGAAGAAGTTAAAAATAATCCAATTTCTGTTGCATTAACTGTTGGGAAAAAAGTTCCAAAAGAATGGTTTGAAAAAGCAAATGGAAAAAAGATATTAGGTTTAGCTTGTGGTGGTGGACAGCAGGGACCAGTTTTTGCTATAAAAGGTTATGATGTAACCATAATGGATTTTTCTAAATCACAATTACAAAGAGATGATATGGTTGCTAAAAGAGAAGGCTTAAAAATCAATACAGTTCAAGGCGATATGACAAAACCATTTCCATTTGAAAATGAAACTTTTGATATTATTTTTAATCCGGTTTCAAATGTATATGTAGAAGATTTAGAAAACATGTATAAAGAAGCCTCTCGAGTATTGAAAAAGGGTGGACTGTTAATGGTCGGATTTATGAATCCTTGGATATACATGTATGATGCTGACATTGTATGGGACAAACCCGATGAGGAATTACTTTTAAAGTTTTCAATACCTTTTAATTCAAAAGAGCTTGAAGAGGAAGGCAAAATAACCATAAATCCAGAATATGGATATGAATTTAGCCATACCTTAGAAACTCAGATTAGAGGACAACTTAAAAATGGTCTCGCTATGATAGATTTTTATGAATCATGTGATAAAAGACATAGATTATCACGTTATGGAAATGACTATATAGCTACACTCTGCATTAAACTATAA
- a CDS encoding DMT family transporter, giving the protein MDKSRKFMAVILALLAAIFYAINTPFSKVLLNKVPPTLMASFLYLGAGTGVGIMYLFRRKVEEKYEKLNKADLPYTIGMIVLDIAAPIFLMIGINIGSASNASLLGNFEIVATTIIALLIFKEKVTSKLWIAIGFITVSSIVLSVEGAESFQFSLGSLFVILATCCWGLENNCTRKISDKSTYEIVFLKGFFSGGGAFIVALILGERIPEMKYIIAALLLGFVAYGLSIFMYIRAQRDLGAAKTSAYYAIAPFVGTFLAFIVNGEKLTLVYFIGLVFMIIGSVIVVYDTMVKYHSHSHSHIIVHTHDGTTHKHVITHEHEHSHFISEKKHNHKHKDYINSKEHKLTHEKGL; this is encoded by the coding sequence ATGGATAAAAGCAGAAAATTTATGGCAGTAATTTTAGCATTACTTGCGGCTATTTTTTATGCAATCAATACACCGTTTTCTAAAGTACTTTTAAATAAGGTTCCTCCCACATTGATGGCATCTTTTTTATATTTGGGAGCTGGAACAGGCGTAGGTATTATGTACTTGTTTCGTAGGAAAGTTGAAGAAAAGTATGAAAAGTTGAATAAGGCAGATTTACCTTATACTATTGGAATGATTGTTCTTGATATTGCGGCACCTATATTCCTGATGATTGGTATAAATATTGGTTCAGCTTCAAATGCTTCACTGCTTGGCAACTTTGAAATTGTAGCAACAACAATTATTGCTCTTTTGATATTTAAGGAGAAGGTAACATCAAAGTTATGGATTGCTATCGGTTTTATTACAGTATCAAGCATAGTTCTTTCAGTTGAAGGGGCTGAAAGTTTCCAGTTTTCATTAGGATCATTGTTTGTTATACTAGCAACTTGCTGTTGGGGACTAGAAAATAACTGCACTAGAAAAATCTCGGATAAAAGCACTTACGAGATTGTTTTCCTAAAAGGCTTTTTCTCTGGTGGCGGTGCATTTATAGTCGCCCTTATTTTGGGAGAAAGAATTCCTGAAATGAAATATATAATAGCTGCTTTGCTACTTGGATTTGTGGCATATGGACTTAGTATTTTTATGTATATCAGAGCACAAAGGGATTTAGGCGCTGCAAAAACTAGTGCATATTATGCTATAGCTCCATTTGTAGGAACTTTTTTAGCATTTATAGTAAATGGAGAAAAACTTACTTTGGTATATTTCATTGGTCTTGTTTTTATGATAATCGGCAGCGTAATTGTTGTATATGATACAATGGTTAAATATCACAGTCATAGTCATTCTCACATAATTGTTCATACGCATGATGGGACAACACATAAACACGTTATTACACATGAACATGAGCATAGTCATTTTATATCAGAGAAAAAGCATAATCATAAACATAAAGATTATATAAATAGCAAAGAACATAAATTGACACATGAAAAGGGATTGTAA
- a CDS encoding ABC transporter ATP-binding protein, with protein sequence MEEILHYENVTFKRNGREILKGIDWHINKGENWALLGLNGSGKSTLLGMIPAYIFPTSGEVRVFGHKFGNYSWKKIKNRVGFVSSTLNNFSSTLNGEKLEDIVISGKFSSIGIYDEVTDEDRKKADKIIEDFRISYIKNNHFGTLSQGEQRRTLLARAFMNEPDLLILDEPCSGLDVTSREYFLKVLEENSKNDNAIPFIYVTHQIEEIMPSVTHVALLHDGKILAKGLKKDILTDKLLSQMFGLDVKIVWEKERPWLIVR encoded by the coding sequence ATGGAAGAAATACTACACTATGAAAATGTAACTTTTAAGCGTAATGGCAGAGAAATACTGAAAGGAATTGACTGGCATATAAATAAAGGCGAAAATTGGGCACTTCTGGGACTTAATGGTTCTGGAAAGTCAACTCTTCTTGGAATGATACCAGCCTATATTTTTCCAACTTCTGGAGAAGTGAGAGTTTTTGGGCATAAATTTGGTAATTATTCTTGGAAAAAAATAAAAAATCGAGTTGGATTTGTGAGTTCCACATTAAATAATTTTTCAAGCACATTAAATGGTGAAAAACTGGAAGATATTGTAATTTCTGGAAAGTTTAGTTCTATTGGGATTTATGATGAAGTTACAGATGAGGATAGGAAAAAGGCGGATAAGATTATTGAGGATTTTAGGATTTCGTATATAAAAAATAATCACTTTGGCACTTTGTCACAAGGAGAGCAGCGACGGACATTGCTTGCAAGAGCGTTTATGAATGAGCCTGATTTACTTATACTGGACGAGCCTTGTTCGGGACTTGATGTAACTTCGAGAGAGTATTTTTTGAAAGTGCTTGAGGAAAATTCCAAAAATGATAATGCAATACCGTTTATTTACGTAACTCACCAGATTGAGGAAATTATGCCGTCAGTAACACATGTGGCACTTCTTCACGATGGAAAGATTTTAGCAAAAGGGCTTAAAAAGGATATTTTGACTGATAAATTGCTTTCTCAGATGTTTGGTTTAGATGTGAAGATTGTTTGGGAAAAGGAAAGACCTTGGCTGATTGTGAGATAA
- the leuB gene encoding 3-isopropylmalate dehydrogenase, with the protein MNYKIAVLNGDGIGPEIVAEAIKVLDKVGEKFGHQFEYVRGYLGGESVDKYGVPLSSETVEVCKNSDAILLGAIGGPKWDNIEPEKRPERGLLAIRKELGVYTNLRPAILFKSLKSASPLKEEIIGDGLDVMIVRELTGGLYFGHREYSDEKAFDTLPYTRPEIERIAKKAFEIAKLRNKKLTSVDKHNVLDTSKLWRKVVEEISKDYPEVEVSHMYVDNAAMQLIANPRQFDVILTENMFGDILSDEASMLTGSLGMLPSASLGDGKVGLYEPSHGSAPDIAGKNIANPIATILSAVMMLRYSFNLQKEADAIEKAVEEVLEAGFRTADIYTDGMKKVGTDEMGTEIANRI; encoded by the coding sequence ATGAACTATAAAATTGCAGTATTAAATGGAGATGGAATTGGACCGGAAATAGTGGCTGAGGCGATAAAGGTTTTGGACAAGGTTGGAGAGAAGTTTGGACATCAATTTGAGTATGTTCGAGGGTATCTTGGAGGGGAGTCTGTGGATAAGTATGGAGTTCCTTTGTCAAGTGAAACTGTGGAAGTTTGTAAAAATAGTGATGCTATTTTGCTTGGGGCTATTGGCGGGCCTAAATGGGATAATATTGAGCCTGAGAAACGTCCTGAGAGAGGGCTTCTTGCGATTAGGAAGGAACTTGGAGTTTATACGAATTTGCGACCTGCGATTTTGTTTAAATCGTTAAAAAGTGCAAGTCCTTTGAAGGAAGAAATAATTGGAGATGGACTTGATGTGATGATAGTAAGGGAACTTACTGGAGGGCTTTATTTTGGGCATAGGGAATATTCTGATGAAAAGGCGTTTGATACACTTCCTTACACAAGACCTGAAATTGAAAGAATTGCGAAAAAGGCATTTGAAATTGCAAAACTTAGAAATAAAAAACTTACGAGTGTAGATAAACACAATGTTTTGGATACTTCAAAATTGTGGAGAAAAGTAGTGGAGGAAATTTCAAAAGATTATCCAGAAGTAGAAGTTTCACACATGTATGTGGATAATGCAGCAATGCAGCTGATTGCCAATCCTAGACAATTTGATGTGATTTTGACTGAAAATATGTTTGGAGATATTTTGTCAGATGAGGCTTCCATGCTTACAGGATCACTTGGAATGCTGCCATCAGCGAGTCTTGGAGATGGAAAAGTAGGACTTTATGAACCAAGTCACGGTTCAGCACCTGATATAGCTGGAAAAAATATTGCAAATCCAATAGCGACAATACTTTCGGCAGTAATGATGTTAAGATATTCATTTAATCTTCAAAAAGAGGCTGATGCGATAGAAAAAGCTGTGGAGGAAGTGCTGGAAGCAGGATTTAGAACGGCTGATATTTATACAGATGGTATGAAGAAGGTTGGAACTGATGAAATGGGAACTGAGATTGCTAATAGAATTTAA
- a CDS encoding type II toxin-antitoxin system mRNA interferase toxin, RelE/StbE family yields MLKIRYQVKFKKDYKRAIKRGCNKKLFEEVLFYLVNEKPLPEKYRDHYLTGDYKGFRECHIQPDWLLIYKIEKDILVLTLSRTGTHSDLF; encoded by the coding sequence ATGCTTAAAATCAGATACCAGGTTAAATTCAAGAAAGATTATAAAAGGGCAATAAAAAGAGGGTGTAACAAAAAATTATTTGAAGAAGTCCTTTTTTATTTGGTAAATGAGAAACCTTTGCCTGAAAAATATAGAGATCATTATCTTACTGGCGATTATAAAGGATTTAGAGAATGTCATATTCAGCCTGATTGGTTGTTAATTTATAAAATTGAAAAAGATATTTTGGTTTTAACGTTGTCAAGAACAGGAACACATTCTGATTTATTTTAA
- a CDS encoding type II toxin-antitoxin system RelB/DinJ family antitoxin: MATVTARVDENVKKEAETLFKKMGLNMSTAMNLFLKKCILEQGIPFELKVPNGETRKVLDEVEKGIGLSETFDSIDELMEDLNA, translated from the coding sequence ATGGCTACAGTAACAGCTAGAGTTGATGAAAATGTGAAAAAAGAAGCGGAAACTTTATTTAAAAAAATGGGGCTTAATATGAGTACTGCTATGAATTTATTTTTGAAGAAGTGTATTTTGGAGCAGGGGATTCCGTTTGAGTTGAAAGTTCCAAATGGAGAAACCAGAAAGGTTTTGGATGAAGTTGAAAAAGGTATTGGGTTAAGCGAAACTTTTGATAGTATAGATGAGTTGATGGAGGATTTGAATGCTTAA